In Bordetella genomosp. 10, the genomic window TCGTTGGGATGCGCCTTGGCATAGGCCAGCAGCTCGCGCACATTGTTCGCGGGGAAGTTCTTCGCCACCACCAGCACGTTGGGCACATTGGCCACGGTGGTGATCTGCGTCATGTCGCGCTCGAAATCGTAGGGCAGGTTCTTGTACAGCACGCCCGCGGCGGCATGGCCGACGTTGGCGAGCAGCAAGGTGTAGCCGTCCGGTTTGGCGCGCGCGACGTAGCCGGCGCCCAGGGTGCCGCCCGCGCCGGGCTTGTTCTCGACGATCACCGTCTGTCCCAATTGCTGTTGCAACTGCACGGCGATGGCGCGGGCCACGATGTCGGTGGTGCCGCCGGGCGTGAAGGGCGCCACCAGGGTGATGGGGCGATCGGGCCAATCCGCCGCCTGCGCGGACGGGGCCAGCAAGCCGGCACAGCCGGCCAGGGCCAGAACGAGTACGCCGCGACGGGTGGTGAGGGTGGTCATGGTGCTTGTCTCCGAAGTGCTGATGCGGGCTGTGAGCGTTGGAGCCTGGCCGCTTGTTGTGGGTGTTGGGGTGCTGCTGACAGGGAATGCGGCTGGCGCCTTGCCGTTCAGGGGTTGAAGACCACCAGGCGTTCTTCCGTCATTTCGCGGATGGCATGGGCCGGGCCTTCCTTGCCGAAGCCGCTGTCCTTGACGCCGCCAAAAGGCATGACGTCGGAGCGCGCGCTGGAGCTTTCGTTGATCTGCACCGTGCCGAAGCGCAGCGTGGCGGCGGCGCGCAGGGCGCGATCGATGTCCTGCGTGAAGATCCCGGCGGACAGGCCGAAGGGCGTGGAATTGGCGTCGCGGATTGCTTCCTCGAAATCCTCGAAGGGACGCAAAGCCAACAAGGGCGCGAAGGCTTCCTGGCACCACACCCGGCCGTCGTCAGGGGCATGGGTGACCACGGCCGGCGTGATGACCGAACGCCGGCGTTGGCCGCCGCACAGCAGACGGGCGCCGCCTTGCTCGGCCTCGCGCAGCCAGCTTTCGGCGCGGATGGCGGACGCCTCGCTGATCAGCGGACCCACCTTGGTGGCGGGGTCGCGCGGGTCACCCGCTTGCAGGGTCTGGGCGAAGGCGGCCAGGCGTTGGCCCACTTCCTCGGCGATCGAGCGATGGACATACAGGCGCTGCACCGACGTGCACACCTGGCCGGCCTTGCGCAAGCCGGCATTGGCGATCTTGGGAATGGCGCGATCCAGGTCCGCGTCGGCGCAGACGATGGTGCTGGCGATGCTGCCCAGTTCCATCTGCGTGCGGCGCAAGCCCGCTGCCTGCTGGATGATGCGGCCCACGCGCGTGCTTCCGGTGAAGGTGTAGAAGGCGATGTCCTGTTCTTCCAGCAGCCAGGCGCCGACGCTGTCGCCTTCGCCCTGGAGCACGGCCAGGAAGGCCGGCGGCATGCCGGCTTCCAGCAGCAACTGGGCCAGCAGGGCGCTCGTCAGGGGCGTGAAGGCCGAGGGTTTCAGGACCACCGCGTTGCCGGCGGCATAGGCCGGCGCCACCTTGTGCAGGACCGTGTTCAGGGGCGAGTTGAAAGGCGTGATGGCACAGACCACGCCCACCGGAAAGCGCTGCGTGAAACCGATGCGGCGATGAGCGCCGGGGCTGGCGCCGAAGGGGACCACGTCGCCGACCAGGCGCAGCGCTTCATCGGCCGACAAGCTGAGGGTCACCATGGCGCGATCGACCTCGTTGCCGGCGTCGACCAGCGTGAATCCCGCTTCCGCCACCATCACGTCGACCAGGCGCAGGCGATAGCTCCCCATCAGGGCCGCGGCGCGGCGCAGTACCTGGGCGCGGTCATGCGGGGGCGGAGCGCCGGCATCGGCGGCGGCGCGCGTCACCCGTACGGCCTCGCTGACCTGGGCGCGGGTCGCGGCGGCGACTTCGGCAACGGGACGGCCGCTGAATTTGTCATCGACGGTGAAGCGCGGCCCGTCGTCGACCCAGCGTCCGTCGATCAAGGCGCCGGTGGGAGGCAGGCCGGCGATATGGAGAGGAGTGCTAGTCATATGAGGTTGTCTTGAATAGTGAAAGGGGGCGCTGCGCATGCGCTTGCATTCATGTCGTCCCGGATGATGAATTTTGGGGACGATAGATTTTGAATGAAACGTTATCTATAGGAAGGAATGCAACCGGCAGTGCCTATCATCTCGGTTTTATTGAAATATGAGGTTATCGATCAAAACTTGCTCAGAATCGATAATCGTCGTTAATGAAACGTTATTTTGACGTGAATTATAGGCATCCATCCGTCCGCCGTAACCCTGATTCGCTGAAGAGGCCTTCAACATATGTGAAAACAGAGAGTGGGAAATCTCCCATTGCATGCAAAAATGGGGTTTTCATAAATAGTGAAGACAGCCATGGAACTGCGCCAACTGCGTTCATTCGCCAGGGTCGTGGAGCTGGGCAGCATGGGACGGGCGGCGGCCGAGCTGGGCATCGTCACCTCGGCCCTGAGCCAGCAGATCAGCCGCCTGGAGAGCGAGCTCGCCACCCGGCTGTTGCAACGCACGTCCACCGGCGTGGTGCCGACCGACGCCGGCAGGGCCTTCCTGCGCCAGGCGCAACTGGCCATCCGCCACGCGGACGCGGCGGCCATGGCGGCGCGCGAGGCGCGGCTGACGGGGCAGGTCAGCGTCGGCCTGGCGTCCACCACCGGCACGGTGCTGGCGCCGCGCTTCATCCAGGCCATGCAGCAGCGCTATCCCGACGTGCGCCTGCGCATGACGGAAAGCCTGTCGGGTCACCTCGCGTCCATGCTCAACGCCCGGCAACTGGACCTGGCCATCGTCTTCCATACCGATCCGGCGCAGCGCTGGACCGTGCAGCCCCTGCTGGACGAACGCCTGTTGCTGATGGGCCAGCCCAGCACGCCGGCCTGGCCGACCAGCGAACACATCTCCCTGGCCGGTCTGCACGAGGTGCCGCTGGTGCTGCCCAGTCCGGCCCACGGCCTGCGCCAGTTGATCGACGCCGCCTGCGCCCGCGTCGGCCGCACGCTGAACATCGTCGCCGAGGTCGACGGGCTGGCCATGCTGATGGCGATGGTGCGGGTCGGGCACGTCGCCACCATCCAGCCCGGGGCGGCCTTGCCGGTCGATCCCTCCCTGTCGCGCCTGCAACTGAGCGACGACAACCTGCAGCGGCGCAACCTGCTGGTCAGCCTGCCGGAGGACGAGCTGTCGCCCGCCGCCCTGGCCGCGCGCGTCGTGCTGAGCGACGTGGCGCGCACGCTGGTGCGCGAAGGCGGCTGGCCGGGCGCGACCCTGCACGCGGGTCTTCAAGATAAGTGAAGACCCCTTGCGCGGCGGGTTCTGGCGCGCGCATGACGGTCTGGTTACAGTGCCACCCTGTTCAAGGAGGACACACTCGCCATGGTGGACGTATTGGTGATAGGGGGCGGCAACGCGGCCCTGTGCGCGGCGCTGATGGCGCGCGAAGCCGGCGCCAGCGTGCTGCTGCTGGAGTCCGCGCCCAAGGAGTGGCGCGGCGGCAATTCGCAGCACACGCGCAATCTGCGCTGCATGCACGACGCGCCGCAGGACGTGCTCGTCGAGGCCTATCCGGAAGAAGAGTTCTGGCAGGACCTGCTCAAGGTGACGGGCGGGATTACCAACGAGCACTTGGCGCGCCTGGTGATCCGCGCTTCCTCGTCCTGTCGGGACTGGATGCGCAAGCACGGCGTGAATTTCCAGCCGCCGCTGTCGGGCGCGCTGCACGTGGCCCGCACCAATGCGTTTTTCATGGGCGGCGGCAAGGCCCTGGTCAACGCCTATTTCCGCAGCGCCGAGTCGCTGGGCGTGCAGATCCGATACAACGCGCCGGTCGACCGCCTGGATCTGAAGGACGGCCGCTTCGTCGCCGCCTACGTCAAGGGCGAACGCATCGAAGCCAAGGCCTGCGTGCTGGCCGCCGGCGGCTTCGAATCGAACATCGAGTGGCTGCGCGAGGCCTGGGGCCAGAACGAGCGCGGCGAATGGCCGGCCGACAATTTCCTGATCCGCGGCACGCGTTTCAACAAAGGCGTATTGCTGAAGTTCATGATGGACGCCGGCGCCGACATCATCGGCGATCCCTCGCAATCGCACTGCGTGGCCATCGACGCGCGCGCGCCGCTGTACGACGGCGGCATCTGCACGCGCATCGACTGCGTTTCGCTGGGCGTGGTGGTCAACCGCGACGCCAAGCGGTTCTATGACGAAGGCGAGGACTTCTGGCCCAAGCGCTACGCCATCTGGGGCCGCCTGGTGGCCAACCAGCCCGGCCAGATCGGCTACTCCATCATCGACAGCAAGGCCATCGGCCGCTTCATGCCGCCGGTCTTTCCGGGCACCACGGCCAACACGCTGGAGGAGCTGGCGGACAAGCTGCGCCTGGACCGCGCCACCTTCATGCAGACGCTGAACGAGTACAACGCCGCCTGCCGCGTCGGCAAGTTCGACCACACCGCGCTGGACGATTGCCATACGGAAGGCATCGCGCCGGCCAAGACGCACTGGGCGCGGCCCATCGACCGCGCGCCGTTCTACGGCTATCCGCTGCGGCCGGGCATCACCTTCACCTACCTGGGCCTGAAGGTCAACGACAAGGCCGCCGTGCATTTCAACGGCATGCCCAGCGACAACCTCTACGTCGCCGGCGAAATGATGGCCGGCAACGTCCTGGGCAAGGGCTATACCGCGGGCGTGGGCATGTCCATCGGCACCGCATTCGGCCGCATCGCCGGCACGCAGGCCGCGCGCTTCGCGCTGGGCCTGGATAAAAACACTTCCATGGGAGCTTCCCTTGAAACAGCTTGAAGCCCTCGTGCGCCAGGCCAACGCCACGCTCAACCTGGACCAGCCCGCGCCGGCCGGCGGCATGAAGGAAACGCCGGTCAAGTTCGTGCGCAACGGCGAGGACCTGGCCCCGACCACCGCCGACGAAACCGAGGTCGCGCGCATCATGCAGATCTGCAATGCCTGCCGGTATTGCGAAGGCTTCTGTGCGGTGTTCCCGGCGATGACCCGGCGGCTGGAGTTCGGCAAGGCCGACATCAACTACCTGGCGAATCTGTGCCACAACTGCGGCGCCTGTCTGCACGCGTGCCAGTACGCGCCGCCGCACGAATTCGGCGTCAACGTGCCGCAGGCGATGGCCAAGGTGCGCAAGCAGACCTACACCGACTATGCGTGGCCGGCGGCCCTGGGTTCGCTATACCAGCGCAATGGCCTGACCTTGTCGCTGGCCACCGCCTTCGGCCTGGCGCTGTTCCTGGTCCTGGCCATCCTCTCCAGCGGCTCCCTGTTCCACGCGCCGCTGGCCGGCAATTTCTACGCCATCTTCCCGCACAACATGCTGGCGCTGATGTTCGGCGTGGTCTTCCTGTTCGCGATCTTCGCCCTGGGCGTGGGCGTGAGCCGGTTCTGGCGCCGGGTCTCGCCGGGATCGGCCAACGGACCGGCGGTGGCGGAGGCGACGCACGACGTGCTGCGGCTGCGCTACCTGGACGGCGGCCACGGCAAGGGCTGCAACGAGTCCAGCGACGCCTTCACGCTGGCCCGCCGCCGCTTTCACCACTTCACGTTCTACGGCTTCCTGCTGTGCTTCGCCGCGACCTGCGTGGCCACGTTCTATCACTACTTCCTGGATCTGCACGCGCCGTACGGCTATACGAGCCTGCCGGTGGTGTTGGGCACGCTGGGCGGGATAGGCCTGATCATCGGACCGGCGGGCCTGTTCTGGCTGAACGTGCACCGCAGCCCCCTGCATGGCGACGCCGCGCAGCGGCCGATGGATCGCGGCTTCATCGCCTTGCTGCTGCTGGTGTCGATCACGGGCCTGGCCTTGCTGATCGGGCGCGACACGAGCGCCATGGGCCTGTTGCTGGCCCTGCATCTGGGACCGGTGATGGCCTTGTTCCTGACGCTGCCCTACGGCAAGTTCGCGCACGGCATCTTCCGCAGCGCGGCGCTGTTGAAGTGGAATATCGAGAAGCGGCAGCCGAATCCCTTGCAACTGGGAGCGGACTGAGAGGGCCATTCGCGTCTTGCGTTATGCTTTGGGCATGACCCTAGACGAATACACGAGCGCGCTGGACGGCGTATTGCAGGCCCACGCCGGTCCGGCGCATGCCACTTTGGATGCCTTGATCGCCGCCTTGCCGCCCAGGGCGCGCGAAATCCACATCGCCGTTTTTCCCGACCAGGACGGCACCGGCACCTTCTCCATCGTGGCCAGCCTGGACGGGCCGGACATGTTCGTCCTGAACAAGGCGATCGAAGGCCATCGCTATCTGTTCGACGTCCGCTATACGGAGCGCGGCGTGGAGCCTGACGTGCCGTTGCTGGACGGCGGCGGTACCGGTTTCGACGTCCAGGACGCGGTAGTGGATACCGGCATGCGCTGGGTCGAGACCCTGGTGCGCGCGCGCGATCCGGCGCCCTTGCCGGTCCTGATCTATGGCGAGGAAGGGTACGGCACCTTGGCGCCGATCGTGATCGCGACGGAGCCATAGCGCGCATGCATGCCGTTTCTTTTTCGCCTTCCACGCAGGAAGGGCTCGCCTTGTGGCGCCCCCGGCTGATACGCCTCGCCACGGCGTCGGACGATAACGACGGCGCCCATGACCTGAATCATCTGGAACGCGTCTGGTCGAGCGCGCGCGGCATCCTGGCGTCCTTGCCGCGGGCCGACGCATTGGTCGTGATGGCGGCGTGCTACCTGCACGATCTCGTCAACCTGCCGAAGAATCATCCGGAGCGCAGCAGCGCTTCGCGCATGTCGGCGCAGGCGGCGGTGGCCCGGTTGTCCGCCCTGGACTTTCCGGCGGACCGCCTTGCCGCGGTGGCGCATGCCATCGAGGCCCACAGCTATTCGGCCGGCATCGCGCCCGAGACCGTGGAAGCGAAGATCGTCCAGGACGCCGACCGCATCGACGCGCTGGGCGCCGTGGGACTGGCCCGCATGTTCCATGTGGGCGGGCAATTGGGACGCGCGCTGGCCCATTCGGCCGATCCGCTGGCGTTGCGCCGCGACGCGGACGACGGGCGTTATACGCTGGACCACATCGCGTGCAAGCTGCTGCGCCTGCCGGCGACGATGCAGACGGAAGCCGGCCGGGCCCTGGCCGAGGAGCGCGCGCGCTGGGTGATGGCCTTTCGCGATCAGTTCGCCGCGGAGTGGGGCGGGGACGACAGGGCCCCGGACTGACCCGTTCAGCTTTTCAAGGCCTGCTGCGCCGCTTCGCGCGGCGCTTGCGCCTTGTTGCCCGCGCGGAAATAGCGTTCCAGCAGGGGCGACGCCGAGATGCCGTGCAGGAACACGGACGCCACGATGACCGCCAGCAGGACGGGCGCGATAGGGCGGATATTGTCGGGATCGGTGTGTTCCAGCGCCAGCAGCAGGTAGAAGAAGGTGCCGACGCCGCGTATGCCCAGCCACCCGGCCAGCAGGCGCTGCGTCCTGTCCGTGCCCGTCCCGATCAAGGACACCCAGACGGAGAGGGGCCGCGCCACCAGGAACAGGGCCAGCACGGCGACCAGGGACTGCCATTGCAGCAGGTCCCGCCAGCACGAGGACACGACGCTGCCTATCAACAGCAGCAGGCCCAGTTCCACCAGGTGTTCCAGCTCCACCGAGAAAGTCATCATGGATTCCGCCAGGTAGGCATGCGCCAGCTCGGGATGCTTGGCGGCCCGCTGCATGTCGCCATGCGCCACCTGCTCCAGCGCCTCGTTGGGCGTCTCCTCGCCGGTTTCGTGCATTTCCTTGCGGCGCAGGGCCACGCCGGCGGCGAATACGGCCAGGAAGGCATAGCTGTGGATCAGGAGCGCGACGCCGTAGCAGGCCGCCATCAGCCCCAGCGCGAGGAATCCCTCATAGCCCATGGCCTTGGCGTAGCGGATGCGCAGGCGCGCGACCAGGGCTTCCGTGGCCGTGCCCATGAGCCAGCCCACGATGACGGCGCCCACGACGCCCCAGACCAGCGACGCCGCCAGGGTGGCCGGCGATTGGGCGTCGGGATGTCCCAGATTGCATACCGCCAGTCCTATCAAGACGAAAGGGTAGGCCGCGCCGTCGTTGGCGCCGCCTTCGCCGGAGAGGGCGAAGCGCAAGGGTTCGTCGTCGCCCGCCTCGCGCGGGCGCAGTTCGTTGGCCAGGACCGGGTCGGTCGGCGCCAGCGCCGCCGCCGCCAGCAGCGCGGCGCCCAGCGTCCATCCCAACGCATAGAAACCGACCAGCGTCATCGCGCCTATGGTCAGCACCATCGCCGGCAGGGCCAGGCGCAGCACCAATCGCCATCGGCTGCTGCCCAGGGGCATGCGCAGGTGCATGCCGATGGAAAACAGCGAAATGAGCAGGCCGGCCTCGGCGAGGGTGCGCAGGACGTGCGCGTCGCGATAGATATCCAGGTTCAGCATGCCCAGGCCGGCCGGGCCGATGAGAAAGCCGAACGCCAGATAGACCATGGCGCCCGTCATGGGCAGGCCGGCGATGACGCTGCGGGCGAGTCCCATGAGTATCAGCAGCGCGCCGATCAGGAGAAACCAGACTGCTTCGAGCATGAGGATGAGGCCAGCCAGGGTGGGAAATTGGGAAACCGGGAAATGCCGCGCCGCAACGGCGGATCGCCTGCCGATGGGCGCTGCCGGATAGCACGCGCTGTGCCCGGCCGCGCGGCCATGTTGCGTCGCGCCAGGAATGGGACAGTCCGGCGAGGTATAGTCCCGCTATGAAAACGCTGGATATTCCCACGCTGGCGATCTTTGTCGCGGCGGTGGAAGAGAAAAGCCTCTCCAAGGCCGCCGAACGCGAGAACATCGTCACCTCGGCGGCCAGCAAGCGCGTCGCCGAACTGGAGCGCCACCTGGATCGCACGCTGCTGCACCGCCACGGCCGCGGCGTGGAGCCGACGCCGGCGGGCGCCTTGCTGTATCAGCGCGCCAAGGCCATCCTGCGCGGGGTGCAACTGACCGAGCAGGCCATCAGCGGCTATTCCGCGAATGGCCAGGCCAAGATCCGCCTGGCTTCCAATCCCTCCACCATCCTCCAGTTCCTGCCGCCGGTGATGAACCGCTTCCTGGCGGGACGCCAGGGCGTCAGCGTGGACCTGCTGGAAGCCCACAGTTTCGACATCCCGCGCATGGTCGCGGAGGGCGCCGTGGACATCGGCATCTATCATGCGGACCATCCCGTCCCGGGCGTGACCTCCATGCCGTTCCGGCGCGACCGGGTCGGCCTGGTGGTGCCCATCGGCCATCCGCTGGCCGACCTCGGCGAGCTCTACCTGGAGGACGCGCTGGACTACGACCTGCTGGGTTATTTCCCGCGCCACTCGCTGGAGCAGTTCCTGGCCTATGCCGGACAGACGCTGTCGCGCCCGCCCAATGTCAAGCTGCAGGTCTCGAATTTCGAGACGCGCTGCCGGATGATCCGGGAGGGGATAGGCATAGGCGTGGTGCCCGAAGCCATCGCGCGCAACTATCTGGGCGCGATGGGCCTGGTGCTGCTGCGCCTGCGCGATGCCTGGGCGGAGCGGCAATTCTACGTTTGCGTGCGCGACCCGGGCCAGATGACGGCGTCCGTCGCGGACCTGCTGCAGGTATTGGTGGCCCCGGAAGCGGGCTGAACCGGGCGTCCCGGATTTCAGGATTTGAGAAGCGCGAAGGACGTTTTCCCGAGGCGTTGTCCATCGGGATGAAAGCTCCCTTTCCTTTTCATCAACCCTGGGGGTGTCTTCGGCGTCTAAAGTGGGGTCGGAAGGTAGGGCCGGAAGCGCGCATCCGGCGCCCTGTCCCGGATCCTGGATCTTGGGACAGGCGCGGTCCGGCGCGCCGCACAAGACAACGCAGGAGACACGCATGTTGCTGGATACCATCGCCGACTATGGCGCCCGGGACAGTCAGGCCCGTTTGCCCGACGACATTCTTCATTACGCCAAGCGCGCTTTCCTGGACTGGCTTTCCGCGCTGTATCCGGGCACGCGCGTGGCCCCTTCGCCGCAGTTGCTGGCCGCGAATGCCGAAGAACTGGGCAGCGGCCATTCGAGCCTGCCGGGCAATGGGACGACCGCGTTCCCGGCCACCGCGGCCTGGATCAACGGCAGCGTGTCGCATGCGGTGGAGTTCGACGACATCTTCCGCGACGCCGTCTACCATCCCGGCTGCCCCACCATCGCGGCGGCGCTGGCCCTGGCCGAGGCCGGCGACGCCGATGGCCGCGCGCTGCTCAACGCCATCGTGGTCGGCTACGAGATTTCCACCCGCATCGGCGCCGCGGTGCAGCCCTCGCATTATCGTTTCTTCCACACCACCGGCACGGTGGGCTGCTTCGGCGGCGCCGCCGCCGCGGCCGCCCTGTGCAAGCCCGGCGACGCGGACGTGATGCGCCACGCGTTGGCCACCGCCGGGACGTTCGCCAGCGGCTTGCAGCAGGCATTCCGTTCCGACGCCATGACCAAGGCGCTGCACGCCGGCCATGCGGCTGCGGTCGGCGTGCGGGCGGGGCAGGGCGCCGCGCATGGCGTGACGGGCGTGCCCGACATCCTGGAGGGCGAGGTCGGCTTCGGCGCCGCGCTGGCGCGCGATCCGGATTGGCGCCGCGCGGTCGACGGCCTGGGAGAGCGCTACAACATCCGCGTCATCACGCAGAAGAACCACGGCTGCTGCGGCCACACCTTCGCCGCCATCGATGCCGCGATGGCGCTGCGCGATCGCGGCGTGCGGCCGGAGGATATCGCCTCGGTCCGCGTGGAGACCTACCAGCCGGCCCTGGACGTCGCGGGGATCCAGGACCCCGCCACGGCCTACGAGGCCAAGTTCAGCCTGCCTTACGTCGTGGCGCATGCCTTCGTGCACGGTTCGCCGCGCCTGGACGCCTTCACCCCCCAGCGCATGGCCGATGCCGAGGTGCGCGGCCTGATGGGACGGATATCGCTGAAGGCCGATCCCGAATTGACGGCTGGCTTTCCCAATATGCGGGCCGCCCGCGTCAGCCTGACCACGCATGCCGGCGACACATTGGAATACCACGCCCCGTATCGCAAGGGCGACCCCGAGGCGCCCCTGTCCGATGCGGATCTCAACGACAAGTTCGCGGAACTGGCGGGCCCCGTGCTGGGGGCGGAGCGCATGGCGGCGCTGCGCGACGCGGTATGGCGGCTGGAGACCCTGCCGGTGCGCGCCTTGCGCCTGGCGACCGACGGGCGCGCCTGATAGCCCGCCTGCAATATCCCGCCTGCCCATTGCCGCGCGTTCCCTGATTGCAGCTTCAACCACCCCTGAATCCGATATGTCCGAGACCTCTTTCGCCGACGCCTTGCTGGCGCCGCGTTCCGTCGCCCTGGTGGGCGCTTCCGGCGACGTCCGGAAGAACACCGCGCGTCCGCTGCGTTTCATGCGCAAGCATGGCTATACGGGCGCCATCTATCCGATCAACGCCGCCCGCGCCGAGATCCTGGGCGAGCGCGCCTATCCTTCCTTGAACGACCTGCCCGCGCCGGTGGATCACGTTTTCGTCATGATTCCGGGCGAGGGCGTGGATCCCTTGCTGGAGAGCTGCGCCCAGGCCGGCGCCCGCGTGGTGACGGTCTATTCCGATGGCTTCGGCGAGACCGGCGCGGCCGGCATGGCGCGCCAGGAGGCGCTGGTGGCGCGGGCGCGCGGCCTGGGCCTGCGCCTGCTGGGGCCCAACAGCATCGGCCTGGCCAACCTGCACAGCGGCGCGATCCTGTCGGTGAACGCCGCCTTCGAGACCGAGTCGCTGTTGCCGGGATCGCTTAGCATGGTGTCGCAGAGCGGTTCCATGATGGGATCCCTGCTGTCGCGCGCCGCCGCGCGCGGCTTCGGCTTCGCCAAATCGGTGTCGGTGGGCAACGAGAGCGACGTGACGGTCGGCGAGGTGGTCGACGCCCTGGTCGACGATCCGCACAGCAAGGTCATCCTGCTGTTTCTGGAAACCCTGCGCGACGCGCCGACGCTGGCGCGCGCGCTGGAGCGCGCCCGGGCGGCGGGCAAGCCCGTCGTCGCCTATAAATTGGGACGCTCGGAGCAGGGGGACGCGCTGGCGCAATCCCATACCGGCGCGCTCGCCGGCAACGATGCGGCCGTGGACGCCTTCCTCAGGGCGCATGGCGTGATGCGCGTGCGCCAACTGGAGACGCTGTTCGAGATCGCGCCCCTGGCGGAACGGTATGGCGCGCATGGCGGGCGCCCGGAAGCCGCGGCGGCCGATGCGCCGGCGCGCGTGGCCGTGATCACCACCACGGGCGGGGGCGCCGCCTCCGTGGTCGACAACCTGGGCCTGCACGGCATGGTGGCCGTGCCGCCGCCGCCGGCCTTCATCGCGGAAATGGCCGGCCTCGGCCTGAAACTGCGCGAAACGCCCATCATGGACTTGACGCTGGCGGCCACCAGCGTGCAATACAAAGGCCTGCTGGAAGCCTTGCTGCGCACGGAGTGGTGCGACGCCGTGCTCAGCGTGGTGGGTTCGTCGGCCCAATTCCATCCGGACCTGGCGGTGAAACCGCTGCTGGAGGCGGACAAGCCCGCAAACAAGCCGCTGGCGGTCTTCCTGGCCCCCGAGGCGCCCGAGTCGCTGTCCTTGCTGCGGGCGGGCGGTATCGCCGCCTTCCGCACGCCGGAGGCTTGCGCGGATGCCTTGTCCGTCTTCTTCCAGGGCACGGGCCGGCCGCCGGCCGAGGTCCCGCCCGTCGCCTGGCCGGCCGCCTTGCCGCGCCATGGCATGCTGAACGAGCGCGAGGCCGCCGGCCTGTTTGCCGAACTCGGCGTGCCGGCGGCGCGCAGGCGCCTGCTCGATCCCTCGCGCCTGGAACAGGACCTGGCGCGGTTGGAACAGGATCTGGCCCAGCCCGCCGCGGCGTCCGCTTCGGATGCGGCCGTGGACGCCGTCCCGGCGCGGTCCGGGCCAAGCCTGTCCTATCCCTTGGTCGCCAAGGTCTGCTCGCGCGACCTGGCCCACAAGACCGACGCGGGCGCGGTACGGATAGGCATCAAGAGCCTGTCCGAACTGCGCGAGGCCATTTCCGCCATGCTGGACAACGTCAAGCGGCACGCGCCGGCGGCGCGCATCGAAGGCATCCTGGTCCAGCCCATGGAGGACCGCCTGATCGAACTGATCCTGGGTTACCGGCGCGATCCCCTGGTCGGCCCGACCGTGCTGCTGGGCGCCGGCGGCATTACGGCGGAATTGACGCCCGACTACGCCTTGCGCCTGGCGCCGGTCGACGAGGACGAAGCCATGCGCATGATCGAAGCCGTGCGCCAGACCCGTTTGGTGCGCGGTTTCCGCGGCCTGCCGCGCGGCGATTGCGCCGCCCTGGCGCGCGCGATCGCCGCCTTCTCGCGCCTGGCGGCGCTGGACGGGGCCGTGGTGGAGGAGGCCGAGATCAATCCGCTGTTCGTGCGGGCCGACGGCGTGGTGGCGGTGGACGGCCTGGTCCGGCTGGCCTGATCCCCGGCCCGGCCGCCGTGCCGTCCCATGACGTCCTCCGCGTCCAGCGTTTTCAATATCTTCATTCAGTATTCAGTAAATAGAACAACATCATCACCAGGACACCCAAGATGGACTTCAAGCTGACCCCCGAACAACAGGACTTCCAGACCGCGGTGCGCCGCTTCGCCGAAGGCGAGCTGAAGGCCGGCGCGCGCGATCGCGCGCACGCCCAGTCCTATCCCTGGGACGTGGCCCGGAAAATGGCCGGGCAGGGCCTGCTGGGCATCACCATGAAGCCGGAGGACGGCGGCATCGGCGGCACGCTGATGGACGCGGTCGTCGCCATCGAGACCGTGGCTTCGGTATGCCCGCGCAGCGCGGACGTGGTGCAGGCGGGCAACTTCGGCGCCATCCGCGTCCTGGCCGAGTACGGCAGCGCCGAGCAGAAGGAGCGCTTCCTCAAGCCGCTGCTGGCCGGCGAGGCCTTGATCGCCGTCGGCATGA contains:
- a CDS encoding acetate--CoA ligase family protein; the protein is MSETSFADALLAPRSVALVGASGDVRKNTARPLRFMRKHGYTGAIYPINAARAEILGERAYPSLNDLPAPVDHVFVMIPGEGVDPLLESCAQAGARVVTVYSDGFGETGAAGMARQEALVARARGLGLRLLGPNSIGLANLHSGAILSVNAAFETESLLPGSLSMVSQSGSMMGSLLSRAAARGFGFAKSVSVGNESDVTVGEVVDALVDDPHSKVILLFLETLRDAPTLARALERARAAGKPVVAYKLGRSEQGDALAQSHTGALAGNDAAVDAFLRAHGVMRVRQLETLFEIAPLAERYGAHGGRPEAAAADAPARVAVITTTGGGAASVVDNLGLHGMVAVPPPPAFIAEMAGLGLKLRETPIMDLTLAATSVQYKGLLEALLRTEWCDAVLSVVGSSAQFHPDLAVKPLLEADKPANKPLAVFLAPEAPESLSLLRAGGIAAFRTPEACADALSVFFQGTGRPPAEVPPVAWPAALPRHGMLNEREAAGLFAELGVPAARRRLLDPSRLEQDLARLEQDLAQPAAASASDAAVDAVPARSGPSLSYPLVAKVCSRDLAHKTDAGAVRIGIKSLSELREAISAMLDNVKRHAPAARIEGILVQPMEDRLIELILGYRRDPLVGPTVLLGAGGITAELTPDYALRLAPVDEDEAMRMIEAVRQTRLVRGFRGLPRGDCAALARAIAAFSRLAALDGAVVEEAEINPLFVRADGVVAVDGLVRLA